Proteins encoded within one genomic window of Desulforegulaceae bacterium:
- a CDS encoding outer membrane protein transport protein, translating into MKLLSPKTKNMRIKKLLITIVLVLFLSKETLATFNENPAIDARALGLANACTASPPGHMSAHFNPAGLSKIDEGAMFSNGFGIPIIKRKGSFKENKDFKGFMGDKWGPNAEPNINDPDSNHGGPDPLRNTKGTNSSTKMYIPFLGPIDFLAAVSLGLSHRKPDSKWTFAYTNYAPYGGGMTHNDPGDPLRFGCKSLYLQHLIYAAPTLSYKASDQLSLGISVGFGQTAMGISLDQRTPNELVGLTRVIGDATRDLEIPVVSQLTLPAPWLGGGLGPYEHNTSMEMDLRDDFTPSVNLGLLWEPTHWFGFGLSYQSQAKAKLSGKYKFTYSEQWQRQIAWNGSTEYTMTTAGMLDMPYKAVPSQTGRVTATQLFPRRIDMGIKLKPWSKIQITADLHWSNWAALKEDKFTFDQRIQLFRIAKLLGYTGGDNNLIVKREMEDTWHWGVGLEVYPKDWLTLRCGYEFRPASLPKDKIDALYFLPDMTFYAAGFSLHLPKNVTLDFGFGYLFNDSLKVPNNSSTNMNSTDFTKIVYNPYAGLDYEQETYLYIALFGVTMPLSVQMEMLHHQQEMLHHAAGKVKKFLKKLNPFKKDKKVEKDQINHENQI; encoded by the coding sequence ATGAAACTCCTTAGCCCAAAAACAAAAAACATGAGAATAAAAAAACTTTTAATTACAATTGTTCTTGTTTTGTTTTTATCAAAAGAAACATTGGCAACCTTCAATGAAAACCCTGCAATTGATGCAAGAGCTTTAGGTCTTGCAAATGCATGCACAGCCTCTCCTCCTGGTCATATGTCTGCTCATTTCAATCCTGCAGGATTATCAAAAATTGATGAAGGAGCAATGTTTTCCAACGGTTTTGGTATACCTATAATTAAAAGAAAAGGGAGCTTTAAAGAAAATAAAGACTTTAAAGGTTTTATGGGCGACAAATGGGGGCCAAATGCTGAACCTAATATAAATGACCCGGATTCAAACCATGGAGGCCCTGATCCATTAAGGAATACAAAAGGCACAAACTCCTCAACCAAAATGTACATCCCTTTTCTTGGTCCAATAGATTTTCTTGCTGCTGTGAGCCTTGGACTATCCCATAGAAAGCCTGACTCAAAGTGGACTTTTGCATACACAAACTACGCTCCCTACGGAGGAGGGATGACCCATAATGATCCAGGGGATCCTCTTCGTTTTGGATGTAAATCTCTTTACCTTCAGCATCTTATTTATGCTGCTCCAACTTTGAGCTATAAAGCCTCAGACCAACTCTCACTTGGAATTTCAGTGGGATTTGGACAAACAGCAATGGGAATATCCCTTGATCAAAGAACCCCAAACGAGCTTGTCGGACTTACAAGGGTTATTGGTGATGCAACAAGAGATCTTGAAATACCTGTTGTTTCACAATTGACTCTTCCAGCCCCCTGGCTTGGAGGCGGACTTGGTCCCTATGAGCACAACACAAGCATGGAAATGGACCTAAGAGATGACTTTACCCCTTCGGTAAATCTTGGTCTTTTATGGGAACCAACCCATTGGTTTGGATTTGGCCTTTCTTACCAGAGTCAGGCAAAAGCAAAACTTTCAGGAAAATACAAATTTACCTATAGTGAACAATGGCAGCGACAGATTGCCTGGAACGGAAGCACAGAATATACAATGACAACAGCAGGGATGCTTGATATGCCCTACAAAGCAGTGCCTTCTCAAACTGGAAGAGTGACAGCAACCCAGCTTTTTCCAAGAAGAATTGATATGGGTATAAAACTAAAACCCTGGTCAAAAATTCAGATCACAGCAGATCTCCACTGGTCAAACTGGGCTGCTTTAAAAGAAGATAAATTTACTTTTGATCAAAGAATTCAGCTTTTCAGGATAGCTAAACTTCTTGGATATACAGGCGGAGATAATAATCTTATTGTTAAAAGGGAAATGGAAGATACCTGGCATTGGGGAGTTGGTCTTGAAGTTTATCCAAAAGACTGGCTTACTTTAAGATGCGGTTATGAATTTCGACCTGCATCTCTTCCAAAAGATAAAATTGATGCACTTTATTTTCTCCCTGATATGACTTTTTATGCTGCTGGATTTTCCCTTCATCTGCCTAAAAATGTTACCCTGGATTTTGGCTTTGGCTATTTGTTTAATGATTCACTTAAAGTTCCAAACAACTCAAGCACCAATATGAACTCAACAGATTTTACCAAAATAGTTTACAATCCCTATGCAGGGCTGGATTATGAGCAGGAAACCTATCTTTATATTGCACTTTTTGGAGTTACCATGCCCCTTTCTGTTCAAATGGAAATGCTGCATCATCAGCAGGAAATGCTCCACCACGCTGCAGGTAAAGTAAAAAAATTTTTAAAAAAATTAAATCCATTTAAAAAAGATAAAAAAGTAGAAAAGGATCAGATAAACCATGAAAATCAGATTTAA